GTGCAGCCGGAGCAGCGTCGCCGTCTCCAGCGGTGCGTGGCCGACGTGCTTCTTGAACACCCGGCACAGGTAAGGCCCCGTCACGCCGGACGCTTCGACCAGCTCGTCGAACGTCAGCGGCTCGTCAGGTTGCTCGGCAATCGCTTGCTGGACGCGGGCCAGCGTCCGCTCGACGCACTCGGGCAACACCACCGGCGGCGGCTGGAGGACGTCGTGCTCGCCCGATGCGAAGGCGATCAGCATCGTCTTCACGACGCTCTCGGCCAGCTGTGCGTCGCCCCGGCCGAACCACGCGAGCACGTGCCGAAAGAGCCCACGCAACACGTCGCTCTCGCTCGGCCGACGCACTAGCGGAATCGTCTCGGCCGCCATCTTCAACCCGGCGGGCAAGCGATTGAAGTGAAAGTAGCCGTGACGCGTCTGGCGTTTGGCATCCCACTGAAACTCGTCGATCGTTCCCGGCACGCACACCACGACCGACCCCGGCGGAGCGGCGACCCACGTCGCGTCACGCCGGTAGCGACAGTCGCCCTCGATGATCCAGACGAACTCCCAGTCGCGCATCTTCCTCGGCCCAAACGTCGAGCCGGGCGGGTACCAGCTGACGGCGGCAGAGGTGAGGCGAAACGACGCGCGGCTCATGTCGCTCATTATCCGACACCGTCGACACGCGTGTCCACTCAGAAGGAGCGA
Above is a window of Planctomycetota bacterium DNA encoding:
- a CDS encoding AraC family transcriptional regulator, encoding MSRASFRLTSAAVSWYPPGSTFGPRKMRDWEFVWIIEGDCRYRRDATWVAAPPGSVVVCVPGTIDEFQWDAKRQTRHGYFHFNRLPAGLKMAAETIPLVRRPSESDVLRGLFRHVLAWFGRGDAQLAESVVKTMLIAFASGEHDVLQPPPVVLPECVERTLARVQQAIAEQPDEPLTFDELVEASGVTGPYLCRVFKKHVGHAPLETATLLRLHEASAMFERTNLTVQQVAQRLGFKTPFHLSRLYTKAYGMSPTAHRRHMAEGGVPRLSPLHWKASFERSITDMFFPSRSMAERG